AATATTTGTATGTAATGGGTATTATTATTTAATTCTTGCCTGAGCCAGATGTGTGTTTGTATTGCCTTTAAAAGTCTTTTGTGCGGCAAAAAGGTTATTGACAAGGGTCCAAGTTTGTAAGTTTTACCATGTGCATCCGAACTTCCAATTGCAGATTTTTTAAGCCCCCTAATATTGAATTCATCCCATTTTTTTAGAATTTCTTTATATGGTTTTTTTATTGCGGAATTTGGGAATAATGTTTTGAATATAAGATTAAATGGTAAGATAAGACTGTCTGTCCATTCAGACAGAAAATTCCATATTTCTATACCGTCAAATTCTATTGCATCCCAGGCATCCCATTCATAAGCTCTTAATTTTTTTGTTCTTCTTTTTTCAATCGGGTGTGCGATAAATCCATAGCCATTATCCTCAGCTACAATCTTTACATATTCTTGTGCGGATAAAGAAGTTGGAAGAACAGCATCGGTTTGGAACACTAAGTAATGATTATTCCTTTTCGCATCATTCATTTCATATCCAGCGAGTACATAAATTCCATTATATTGTTTTTTACTAATTTCTTTCTTGGCATCTAAAGAAAGATGGTCGTTAATAGTTATGAAATCTAACTTGCATTGCTTTGCAGATTCTATTATATCATCAACTTTGCCACTGGCATCAAAAGAATATCCTGTATGTATATGCAAAGCTCCTGCATATTGATAGATTTCTTTGCCGAAAATAGAATTCTTTTTCATTT
The DNA window shown above is from Candidatus Cloacimonadota bacterium and carries:
- a CDS encoding PHP domain-containing protein, yielding MKKNSIFGKEIYQYAGALHIHTGYSFDASGKVDDIIESAKQCKLDFITINDHLSLDAKKEISKKQYNGIYVLAGYEMNDAKRNNHYLVFQTDAVLPTSLSAQEYVKIVAEDNGYGFIAHPIEKRRTKKLRAYEWDAWDAIEFDGIEIWNFLSEWTDSLILPFNLIFKTLFPNSAIKKPYKEILKKWDEFNIRGLKKSAIGSSDAHGKTYKLGPLSITFLPHKRLLKAIQTHIWLRQELNNNTHYIQILKALKNGNSFIVNVNRGYPDNFYYYIYSGNTKNFALPGEEISLSEKKLYLSVQLPQDCLIKIIFNGKVVHSELTPEISFPITKPGFYRVEVYKGNYGWIYSNPIYVK